AACCAAGTGAAAAAAGGGCATTATTTCATAGAGGAAATGAATCAGCTTGGTGTTGCTTTTTGAGAGTTTAGTATTACTCTCATGcattatctcttttttttttttgcaacgtaTCCTGCTGTCTAAGTTTTAATCGTAACACTTTCATTGCAGCGTTCTGATTTGATTGGACAGTGCGTTTTCTGAGAGATCGACCAATCGCAGAGGACGTGGCTGACGCGTGGATGTGTTCGCGTTGATCGTGAGTCAAACCCGCGTGTAACCACGTGCGAGTGTGATCACTTAACCATCTTTGCAGTCTTACTGAACAACAAGCCAGTGAGTGTTATATATAGTCTCTTCAGTCCGATATTTTGAAATAGACACTGTTCGACCATTGTCTTTATTTTATCAATAGAATCGTAAACAAGTCGCTTGATTTActatttgttacttttttctatttgtcaCTGGTCTCAAGTCGTCAAAATAAAATACTCACAACGTATTTTTTACCTCTAAATATATTACACAaatttcacttatttaaatttttgtttcttttcatgttgCTTCTTGTTGCCTAATTCATAAAAACGCCCACACagtttttttctggttttcattTCAGGTAAAACCTCGTCATCAGCCGTACTTCAAATATATTTCTATTGTAGGTTGCGCatgttcacttttctttctggTGCTCACTTGTGTGACAATCTCAGCCTGTTGGAAAAAGTTGAGAAGTTTTCGGATAACAATGTTACTGCATTTGTTTGCTGCCATTTCGGTTTCTTGTCTTCTAATTATTATAGCTGGAAAAGCAGAAAGACCAAAGGTAAATATCAAATGTGTTTCGATActcgtttttaaaaaaactgtgtcTATACTTCTGtacttctgttcagtaatagatcaaatATGAGATAAAAATGAAGTAAGAACAGAAACGAGGCAAAGGGGCGCACCCGTGTGTCATGGATTTTCGTAATTCATCTGAGTTTTCTGTGATCTAATACAAAACAGAGGCATGGCAGCATGGAATTGCTCAATATAAGGAAGTAGAACAGTCTTAATTGTGACGTCATCTGTGCTTCTCTCCTTTAACAGATTATGGAAAAGATCCGATCAAAATTCATGCTTAATTTTACGTATCCTATAATATTTTTCACATATTCTAGATTTATTTTACATTCACAGGAGTTATGCACAACAGCCGCAGTGTTACTCCATTATTCCCTCCTGTCTGTATTTTTCTGGATGCTATGTCATGGTGTTATGCTGTACTTCCTGATATTAAAGGCTGAACGGCAAGAAATTCTggcattgaaaaagaaatggttCTACGCTCTAGGATGGGGTAAGAGCAACACTCCTTGAACAAGTACATTTTCATCCTCATATGCATTGGACGTTTTTAAGCACGAAAATATAACGCCTCATTTAAAAAGGTCAGAAAATTTGGTAGTTGCTTTTCTTAATACTTAATTCATTTCTGGCTGTTCCAGGTGTTCCAGTCCTATTAGTGGCCATTTCTCTGACAGTAACTGGAATCAAGTCCTATGCAACAAATAACTGTTGGCTTACAACAGAACATTGGCTCATTTATTGGGCGTTTGTTGCTCCAGTTGCCGTAATCCTATTAGTAAGTATACTCTTTTAACAATGGTGCTCCTTTTATGGTGTAagatatattttatgcagacaCCGTTTAATATGTGAGGTATGGCACTGGAGGATTTTTTCGAACAAATATCTGATCATATTTTTTGGCTTaatcaaaactgttttttttttaatgtcatcatAGTTAAAAGGTTTATAGGGGTTGAGAAAATCGTAGGAATAAAAGGAATGGTAAACTACGTATACACCTGTAGTACTAAGGGCAAAACACTCGTAAGCAGAGACAAGAAGCAGgatttctatttgtttttctttgttttggtttttttctatcttttcttcttttatcaatctttttgtgaatttttaccTCTAGATCAACTCAAGTCTGTTAATTTTCTTGCTCCGTCGGGTACTGAGAGCGactaaaaccaaaaacaacaaaataccTGCCAAGCACGTGAAGGATTGGTTGAGACGTTTTGCAATGCTACTGCCAGTTCTGGGTGTCACGTGGTCGTTTGGCTTTCTCACGTTCATTACATCAACAGCTGTGTTTCATTACATATTCACCATATTGAATTCGTTCCAAGGACTTTTCATATTTGTGAGTTTCTGCATTCTAGACGATTCGGTAagtctctaatttttttttcataagctCCGAAAGACCAAGAATTGTTCCCTATGATTTTCCTTGTACATCTATAGTATTTATATTGTGTAGACTTTTGAAATTACGTGAAATAGCTAAGCGAAAGAAAACTCATTGTATTCAAAAGCAAGCGGTCTGAAGCTCAGAAGTAGGGCAAAAGGGGAAGAATTTACATGAATATAGTTTTACATTTACATTACAAACGTCGCTTTACTATGAAGTTACAGTACCATGTAAAGTAGAATGTATGAATTCCTGAGGTACTTTTGGTTTGCTACTTGTTGTTTCAAATTGGCTACCTCAGTTTTACCTTGCGAGCAGTTAGTTTTTTATCCCCAAACGGCAGGTTAATCTCAATTTGCTTATTGCAGACTTAAATGCAGGAAAATTTATGATCGGCGAGATGGATCAAGTGACGAActtcttttaattaaattttcattagGTTAAAAAATCTATTAAGAGTATTTTGTGTGAGAAGATGAATACCACGAAGAGAGACACAAGAGAAGGAAACACCGTTTTCAGGAGTAAATAAAGGTAAGAATTGATTAAATAGAATTAAGTTAAATGTTTGAGTTGATTGCTAGACTATGTTTCAAGAAACTATGCATCTTACCTGTGGTAAATGACTGATGCGATGGCAAACAAATGGACGTGCTTGCCTGTAAGATGAACAAGAAATGTGCGCCATAAAACTTCCCTCTCTAGTGCGAGACTAAGATAACAGGTCATTGTTAGCGAGGcttcttttcacttttgtttgttttttttgtttgtcatttctttttagtcgtttttgttgttgttgctttcatGGTTCCAAACGGACTCGAGGTTTTTAAAATCGTAAATGAATAAACGGAACTCGGGCCAGATGCAGCTAGGCAacttttgtataatttttatcatgaaCTAAAAGCATCATAAAGAATTAATCGAGAACTGTAGGCTGTTAAGTCTAATAATAAGTTGAGTGCCAAGGATTCTTAAGAAGGGATGAAACGCTTTGTTCTCCAAGTTCTGACCCTATTTCAAATCATTAAGTATTACATTTAACGCCAGATCTTCAGACCGGATCTTTACAGTGATCTCAATAGTTTAGACGGCACATCATCGAAGAACTTCTCTCATGTTCTTAATTCTGATTCATGTTGCAGAGTTACAACTGATTTAAAAAGACACATGGAACATTTCACTTGGAATAGCTCATAACCGCTGTACAAAGTCCTCCACATATTTTTTCTACCTTTAATGGTTCagcttttactttgttttgttcttttgtatgTTTGCGTGATTATTGTTAAATTGATCATTTCCTCAGACACTAAGTTACCTCTTAGGCCAACTGAGGTTTGAACATCGTGTTCAATTTTATGGTAATTGTCTGAAAAGGATAATTTCTGCGTTGATTAGTAAGACGGAAAGCGATAAACAGGTTTCTATATTGAGTACCGGCCACATGACAGTAAAGGAGCTTTGGCTTTCTCAGCACTTTCAAAAAGCTAGAGACTAAAATAATGGGGAGGAAATTAAGGTAAATATATCtcctaaacaaaaaaaattattacgcTTTTTTTGACTAACACACGTGAAATAAATACCAACAAAAGACTGtgcttttttttgctttctttttctaataGTTGCTTTGTATCTGTAGGCAAGGAAAGTACGTTTCCGTAATCAAAAAACAGAATAATATTAAAACGACGAACAGtgaagaactagaagaaaaaGGAGATGACAAAGAATGATGATGAAAACAGCAAAATGTAATTTCATGCTGGttaaaattaaggaaataaaatctaaaattttttcGCAATCATGAAGGAAAGTCTTTGTCctttatgttttaaaaagtcaaaaaaagGTTGGCGGATTGGGTTAATTCTTAAGTTGATGCCAGGGAACTCGGTGCCTTCTTGAACGAAACCTCAGGCTAAAGGGTAGTTAGCAGGGCGAAGGTAGATTAGCTATGCTGATACCGCTTTGGACTAAAGCGTAATTCAAGTGAGTATTCAACTTGCGTGCAAATCgttcatttttcatcataataTTTTGCGGAATTATAATGTCATAAGTACCGATGATTTGTGTCATTTTGTGATCCTGACACAAGCACGGTTCAGAGAATATAATAGAGCTTCTTGAATGGTTAAGGAAAGGTTAAGGTGTTTATACATTAAGAGGAAACTTTCGTCCAAGAATGTTTTCTAAGAGCTCACGAAGTGATGCGGAGGTGTTTCGATACCAACAACAACCATGTCACTAAGTAAGCACTTTCAGTATGTCACCTTTTGAGTCCTAGATGCTTATGATTCGTCTTATAAAGTCCTTCAAAATTCATAATTGGGCcgaaaagaaattaatgaataCGGAGGAGACACATCAGTGTTCAATGAAGGATTAAATCTGGATAAAACATTTGACTTCTTGTTAATAGTATCATAAACTGAATATGCTATTGTTTTCATGATAACAAATGCCTTTCAGAAGGTCCTTAAGTATTCTTCACATTTGACAAGGGTCAGGAAGCTTAAAGATTGTAATCTTAACATCTGTGTTACCGCTAAGGAGCAGATCTACAAAATTTACTCAGGTGGACGTCAATGTAAATCAATCAAATGAGGAATGTAGGTATTTTTACCAGTGCTATAAACGAGACTTGTGTCAGCCTCTCTCAGCTTGGATATTTAGAAGAGTAAAACCAAAAAATAGCACCATTTCAAGGATTGACAAGAGTGTTAAACCAAACTATAAAATTTTTAAGACCAAGAAAAACTGACTCAGTGAAGTTGGTAATTGATGCATATGTTTTATGAGTCTATATTTTTTGTGCATCACTAACAGCAAGGTATAGTCTTAATCAAGAAATATGATCTCTTGGTCTTAATTTGATACTATTGCTTCCATATGATCGAATGATACATACATGTATTGTGGAgaacttttcatttcttgattttctttaacaCTTTCTCGGCTTTATTCTAGTACCAACTAATTTACGCGTATTCTGTTCGTTTTTTCACTTCAGCATTCATTTATGCAGTGTCATTTTTGCGCTATGTAAATTACTATGCCCTACACATTTCTCGTTTCAAGCCCTTAGAAATGCTTTTTAAACCACTTTCGTGCGAGTGTTTCGTGTTTCCTATATTTCCCTCCGcatttgataagtttttttatcGCGTcgtatttatgtatttattttattgtcttgttttgttagtttatttCGTAAAGGTCGTTTTCTGATTTTTATGAATTTACTTCTTCTCCACattaaaaagagagaagaaagcgGGCCCTAGCCTTTTCAATACATTCGAAAGTGTTCGAGTATATATTCGTGCATGTTCGaatatttcaacaaaatttaaatgcttCTCTTTTACTGTTGGGTCAGTAAGAGTTAAGGGGGCAATTTTCGATTCATTCTTTTGAATCTTCAATACCCTCATCTGAAGAGAGAAGTTTCCATTCCAATGTTCTCTCGTAGCCCTCAACATGGTCGGGCGTCGGCAGTTCAGGGTCCATTTAAATGGGAACACTGTGTTCTTGCATCTGACAAAGTCACGGAGATGGAGCCCAAGTGAGGCAACCAAAGATTTAAAGGATTATTGATTTCATAATCAAGTAATTAGCGCAATTATCAAAACATAAAACGATTGGGACggcttttaattttaaagttggtGCCTCGGTTGCTTGAGTCTCTCAGGTTACGAAAGTCGATCTGTAGGCCGAGAGAGCATTTTTTTACGCGTCCCTGTCTGCACAAAATGTGGCTAAAAGATTGGTTTCCTAGTGTTCCAAACGGATTGGTTATAAAGAAAAGACTTCATCACCTCACATATATTTATGGGACATACGTGTGAGAACTTTcgaacaggaagaaaaaaattgtcgagGGAGTTCGAGTAACTGCCTTGCACGAAGTTTAAACGTGGACGGCAAATGGCGAACGTGACCGCTATAGTCTGGTTACGTGACTCCTAATTAAGCGTTTGCGGTCACGCGTATGTAAAAGCAAACGCTGATCCAAAACTCCCTAATAATGGGAATAAAACTGGAAATTTAAGTCGCTAATTTTGATAAGATGATGGAATTGATATTGAGACTTTAACTCATTCGAACACCGAGCTTGAAATACGATTAATTTAAATCTTCTCCCGTAACTAGAAGCATGACTGCGTGTACCCAGGTACCCGTTATACTGAGAAGCACTTTATGAATGTTTTGCATTCGAAGTCGTGCGAGATTGGAATCGAAAAAATAGCTCACTACTCGTTTCAAGGCCATTAGGCCGTAAATGACGAGTTAAGGTCTCACTTTATTTCAATCTATAAATTTATCAGTCTATCTTCGTATTTGAGAAAGTTTctcataacaaaattatttacatATCAGGATCACGATCAACAAAATCAACTTAAATTGTATAAAATATCCCTGCTCATTTCAATCTACTGTAGAAGCAAGGGACCCTGTGAGATAACTGGTCTGACTTGCAAACTGAGGATCCACTTACAGAGTACACTACCAAAGGAAACTAGGTTAATAAAGATCCGCAAGTAACAAGAAACATGCAAGGTACTCGTTAATTTTCTTTCCCCCTGGACGGCTGCACCATGACTGCAACGGACTTTGATAAATATACAGCCATAAGAAAGGCAAATGAGAAAACAGAATCCCACTAACTCGAATTTCCAAGAGAAACGAAAAATGGTTCGAATTAGCGGGGGTTCGAGTCACAAGTTGGTTCCACATCCACAAAAACGGCAAAGAAACCGGTAAGTTTTTTTGCACTCCACGAGAAATGAACAATTATGGAAATGAAGCACACATGCTGATCCACACTGCTATCGTCTACACATGAAAGAtctttcaaaacactcttggtGTTTCCTcagcatttgattttttttatttgccacGGTTTGAGTCATCTATTTAGAGAGTGTAACAACATATTGCAAAATAATAACGCATATTTTATTTGTTGGCGGCGTAGATTGGCCAATACTGACGATAATTTCACCCCTTGTatgatcatttttattgttgtgttGATGTAACATCCGCTGTTAGGTGTATACTTATTGGATTGTATGTAATCACGTGATCATTAATTTAACTCTATGTCATTGTAAGTATATCCTGTAAGTAGGGATTTGAATAAAGAAGTTTATTGAAGCAACTTGCCTCGTGTAGTTTTAGTCGTTAAGAACACGACAACTGGCGACGAGGATGACTACCATCGGATCGATAGAATCCTATGACCCAGCTAAGGAGGACTGGAGTTCGTATTCTAAGCGATTTGAGCAGTACGTTATAGCGAACGAGCTCAAAGACGAAAAGAAGGATTGTAGCAGTTTTCTTGACGAGCGTAGGGAGCAAAAGCTACAACCTATTGAGGGACTTAAAGGCCCCAGCCAAGCCTTTAGAATTCAAGCTTGTAGAACTGTTGGAAACGTTGAGCAACCATTTCCAACCGAAACCAATCATTATTGCGGAGCGTCTTCACTTTCACAAGCGTGATCAAGAAGAAGGGGAAGGAATGGTGGACTACGCCGCAGCACTAAAACGGTGTTCGAAACGCTGCGAGTTCGGAGGATTCCTTGAGCAAGCATTAAGGGACAGATTTGTCTGTGGATTGCGAAACAGGCAAATCCAAAAGAGGCTGCTAACTGAAACCGAACTAACTTGGAAAAAGGCCCTTGATACGGCCATAGCCATGGAATCAGCAGAAAAGCAGGTGAACCATTTCCGACCAGTGGCACCGCCCTCAAACATCAATGTGCTACCAGCACGTACGCAGAACAAGCAAGGCAGAAAGCCAAGAGAGCAGAAATAGTGTTTCCGTTGCGGTGGAAGCCAAGCACCACAAACGTGCAGGTTTAAGGATCAAACGTGTCATTTCTGTCAATGCAAGGGGCATATCCAAAAGGTTTGCAGAAAAAAGGGAGCCTCCAAACCAGAGAGAGGAAATGTCTCTAAGAACTCCAACGCAGTACGTTACTTGGAAGACGAGCAAGGCGTAGCGGGAAACTTCAGTATTTTCAAAGTGGAGGACGAAACAGCTGAACCAGCAATCCTAATTCACATCAAGATGAATGGCTCAAAGATCCCGATGGAACTGGACACTGGAGCGACCCTGTCTGTGATGTCAGAAGAAACGTGGAAAGAGGCGTGTCCAACCACAACACTCCGACAATCGAGCGCGAGACTGTCAACCTACTCAGGGGAACCACTGACAGTCCTCGGCAAAGCAATGGTTGACGTTGAGTACGAAGGCCAAACCGAGAGGTTGCCATTACAAATCATCAAAGGAAGCGGTCCGAGTCTGTTTGGACGTAATTGGCTTTCCAAGATTAGGCTCAATTAGCTTACAATCAAGAGGATAAGTAACGAACTTGATAGTGTATTAGATAAACATCCAGAAGTATTTAAGGATGAACTGGCAACACTGAAGGGCGCAAAGGCTCAATTGTTTGTTAAACCCGGAGCTGTACCCAAATTTCAATAGCCTAGACCAGTGCCACATGCAATTAAGGGGGCTATTGAGCAAGAGCTTGATCGACTAGAAAATATGGGAGTGTTAGAGAAAGTTCGTTTCTCTAACTGGGCAGCGCCCATAGTGCCCGTAGTGAAACCAGATGGGGGCGTAAGGATTTGTGGGGACTACAAAGTGACAGTTAACTCAACTTTGGAGGTAGACCAACATCCGCTTCCAAATTTAGAGGAGTTATTCGTTGCTTTGAGCGGCGGAGCACAATTTATGAAGCTAGATTTATCGCGCGCCTATCAGCAAATATTGCTGGAAGAAAACTCGAGGGAGTTTGTAACAATCAATACCCACAAGGGACTTTATAGACCTACTAGACTACCTTTTGGCGTTTCCAGCGCGAGTGCAATTTTCCAGTCTGAGATTGAGCAAGCATTGCAAGCAATACCAATGGTCGTTTGCCGAGTGGATGATATTTTAATATCAGGCAAAAACGATCAAGAGCACATCAGTAATCTCAACGAGGTGTTGACGAGGCTAAAAAACGCAGGCTTAAGATTGAAGCTAAGCAAATGTCAATTCATGCAACCATCAGTTGAGTATCTAGGATACCGAGTCGATCCAAGCGGGTTGCACACGATTGAGAAGAAAGTTCAGGCAATTCGTGACGCGCCTGCTCCTGAAAATCAGCAGCAACTTCGATCATTTCTTGGGATGGTTAactactaaaacaattattcaatGGTAACGCATCCATTGAATGAACTATTGCGTGACGGGATTAAATGGAAGTGGTCGAGATCGGAAGAGGACGCATTCGCAAAACTTAAAGACAAATTAGCGAAAGCCCCAGTTTTGGTGCATTATCAGAATAATTTGCCTCTTAAGTTAGATACTGACGCATCGCAATATGGTATAGGAGCGGTAATTTCACACGTGTTTCCGTACGGCGAAGAGAAACCAATCGCATTCGCTTCGCGCACGTTGAACAAGAGTGAGAGAAATTATGCGCAAATCGAGAAACAATCCCTTGGTATAATCTTTGGAATTAAGAAATTTCATCAATATCTATACGAACGCAAATTTTTGTTGGTAACCGATCAGAAGCCTTTAGTGACGTTGCTAGGTCCGAAAAGCGGTATTCCAACTCTAGCTGCCGCGAGACTGCAGAGATGGGCAATCTTGTTGTCGGCATATCAGTACGAGATCGAGTATCTTTCAACGCTGAAAACCCGCGAACGCAGACCGTTTAAGCCGATTGCCGTTGCCCGTTGGAAGCAAATCAGAGGAATTCGATGAAGTTAAGTTGACAAATTCCATACAAATTGGATCTTTGCCATTAACCGCGGGTCAGATTCGAAAGGCTGCACGTGCGGATCCTGTGTTGTCCAGAGTAGTTGAGTATACAATGACAGGATGGCTATCCGGCTATCCAAACGTATTATCAGAGACGGAATGAACTCACTGTTCTGACGGTTGTTTGTTGTGGGGAATTCGTGTTCTAATTCCGGGTTCGTTGCGAGAACGAGTTTTGCAGGAGTTGCATGAAGGGCATCCTGGAATTGTGCGAGTGAAGTCACTCGCACGACTCCATGTTTGGTGGCCCAAATTAGATCAATCAATTGCTTCCGTTGTTCGCGATTGCGCTAAGTGCCAATTAACGCGAAACAAGCCGCAAATCGCACCACTGCATCCGTGGGATTGGCCAGACACGCCCTGGCAGAGAATTCACATCGATTTCGACGGTCCATTCGTGAATAAGATATTTCTTGTAGTGGTCGATAGTCACTCCAAATGGCTAGAAGTGGAAATAATGCCTAGTGTGACCAGTGAGTCAACGATCGAGAGACTGAGAAATATGTTTGCTCGATACGGTGTACCGATGCAATTAGTGAGCGACAATGGTCCACAGTTTACTTCGCGAGAATTCGCAGattgtatgaaacaaaatggaatAAAACACACGCTAGTCGCACCGTATCATCCGAGGTCAAACGGACAGGCAGAACGTTCCGTTCAGACGTTCAAGGAACACTTCAAAACTGAAGGAAGTTCGTCAATAACGCAGAGCTTGGCGAGATTTCTATTCAGTAATCGAACGACGCCGAGTAGTGTAACAGGTCAAACGCCGGTTGAATTGTTTCTAAAACGCCGACCGAGAACTAGATTGGACCTATTGCGTCCAAACCTAAGTCGCAAAATCTCCGATAGACAAATGTACGACAAGGCGGAACATGATCGCGAGTCGAAAGAACGTGAATTTTCGATCGGAGACGAGGTCTTAGTCCAAAACTTTCGAGGTGTGCCAAAATGGTCAGAGGCCACCGTGGTTGAACGCACGGGTCCAGTGTCGTATAAAACACAAATCGGTGAACAAGTGTGGAAACGGCATGTAGACCAAATGCGTGACAAAAGTTACAACCACACGCCGAATACAAGGGTTAACGCGCCAAAACCAATCGTTCCGAACCAGAACTACGAAATGCCAAAGCCAGAATCCTTGCCGAAACATTGACATCGCCAAACGCAAACTAACCAGCTCGTTACTCCAGTCGTGACCGTAAGCCTCCAATTCGTTTAGGTTATGACGAATAATATTTACACACTTAGGTCATCGCTTAAATAAGTATGGGGGAATGTTGTGTTGATGTAACATCCGCTGTTAGGTGTATGCTTATTGGATTTTATGTAATCACGTGATCATTAATTTAGCTCTATATCATTGTAAGTATATCCTGTAAGTAGGGAGTTGAATAAAGAAGTTGATTGAAGCAACTTGTCTCGTGTAGTTTTAGTCGTTAAGAACACGACATTTATCATCATTCTTAATGCGAAATGCCAACATATCGAAGGCAAGAGGTTTGATCAGTCAATGACGATTTACCGGGCTGATGGATAACAACTGCGTTTTGAAGTTATTTGTACAATTAAAGTGGACCATTGTTGTAACTCATCTAAAGCTGAAAATATTTATCGCTCTCATACAGTAATGGAAACAACCATTTCGGCACCATCTGTTTCAGAGTAGGTGTAGAAACAAACTGCGGGGCTCTTAGTTCATTATGGATTAAAAGTAAACAATGTATGAAGCCGAGTTGATCATGTCCAAAACAATTAAAGTAGAATCGCCTCACTCCAACTTGTCCGAAATCAAACACCTTGCAGTATTACTTCGTTAAGAAGTTCAGTTAATTTTAGTGCCCGTCTCAGCTCTAACTGTTTGATCTTttaaaacgattaaaatttgGATTATTTGTTTCATGGGATAGCAACATGATAGTATCTTAGCTTCGATTATTAAAGCAACTCACTtgagcgttaaccctttaactcccaagatctcattagtaattctccttacagtctgccatataattcatATGATGCtaggagaatttggaattggatcaaccaataattcactaattgatacttttcttcattctcattacttttctgcttgatgttgtaacCGAtagtgtgaggagaaattctgtcgaGGTCACCAGTGGGACTTAAACTGGGTTaaagagtaaaataaatttatcttcCATCGAGCCTAACCCATTGGAAAATCCAGGATCAGCAAAAGTGTTTCTTTAAATTGAATTGCATTCTTTAATTTGGCGTTCTTTGAACTTTGGCTGTGCCAATAAAGGGATTATATTGATTCATTAATTAACGAAGAAGTTGTTGTCGACATCTCGTGGGAGCAATATTTATTTTCCACCCTGTTGCGTGGG
This region of Pocillopora verrucosa isolate sample1 chromosome 3, ASM3666991v2, whole genome shotgun sequence genomic DNA includes:
- the LOC136279484 gene encoding adhesion G-protein coupled receptor D1-like, coding for MLLHLFAAISVSCLLIIIAGKAERPKELCTTAAVLLHYSLLSVFFWMLCHGVMLYFLILKAERQEILALKKKWFYALGWGVPVLLVAISLTVTGIKSYATNNCWLTTEHWLIYWAFVAPVAVILLINSSLLIFLLRRVLRATKTKNNKIPAKHVKDWLRRFAMLLPVLGVTWSFGFLTFITSTAVFHYIFTILNSFQGLFIFVSFCILDDSVKKSIKSILCEKMNTTKRDTREGNTVFRSK
- the LOC136279693 gene encoding uncharacterized protein, which gives rise to MVDYAAALKRCSKRCEFGGFLEQALRDRFVCGLRNRQIQKRLLTETELTWKKALDTAIAMESAEKQGHIQKVCRKKGASKPERGNVSKNSNAVRYLEDEQGVAGNFSIFKVEDETAEPAILIHIKMNGSKIPMELDTGATLSVMSEETWKEACPTTTLRQSSARLSTYSGEPLTVLGKAMVDVEYEGQTERLPLQIIKGSGPSLFGRNWLSKIRLN